The Rhinoderma darwinii isolate aRhiDar2 chromosome 8, aRhiDar2.hap1, whole genome shotgun sequence genome has a window encoding:
- the LOC142658564 gene encoding ficolin-1-like, translating to MWKAALAFLLLFISIRAAEESCPEVKVIGVGDKDKLTVLRGCPGPPGTGGGKGEAGSLGLKGRQGDPGKAGPMGQKGESGKGVRGEKGEKGESSKPVLGSVARDCKELQGQGAVLSDLYTIYPDGKAPLKVLCDMHTDDGGWIVFQRRWDGSIDFFRDWDSYKKGFGSRLNEFWLGNDNLHKITSSGTWELRVDLHDFENNKQFAKYSSFKVLGESEKYKLILGSFTEGNAGDSLKNHNDIKFSTKDQDNDQHLSNCAEMFKGSWWYHACHSSNLNGHYFLGEHSAKAVGINWTTGKGQNYSYKRTEMKIRPV from the exons ATGTGGAAGGCAGCGCTGGCCTTTCTCCTCCTATTTATCTCGATCCGTGCTGCTGAGGAATCTTGCCCAG AGGTAAAGGTCATTGGGGTTGGAGACAAGGACAAGCTGACAGTGCTCCGAGGATGTCCCGGTCCCCCAGGAACTGGCGGAGGAAAAGGAGAAGCAGGATCATTGGGACTAAAAG GACGCCAAGGGGATCCAGGGAAGGCCGGACCGATGGGGCAGAAAG GGGAATCTGGCAAAGGAGTTAGAGGAGAGAAAG GTGAAAAAGGAGAAAGCAGTAAACCGGTTTTAGGATCTG TGGCCCGGGACTGCAAGGAGCTGCAGGGTCAGGGGGCAGTGTTGAGTGACTTGTACACCATATACCCAGATGGCAAAGCCCCCCTGAAGGTCCTGTGTGATATGCATACGGATGACGGAGGCTGGATT GTGTTCCAGAGGCGTTGGGATGGATCAATCGATTTTTTCCGGGACTGGGACTCCTACAAGAAGGGGTTTGGAAGCCGGTTGAATGAGTTCTGGTTGGGGAATGACAACCTCCATAAGATCACATCTTCAG GCACCTGGGAGCTTCGTGTGGATCTGCATGACTTTGAAAACAACAAACAATTTGCAAAATATTCATCATTCAAAGTTTTGGGGGAGTCAGAAAAGTACAAATTAATCCTGGGAAGTTTCACTGAGGGAAATGCAG GCGACTCTTTGAAAAACCACAACGATATAAAATTTAGCACCAAAGATCAAGACAACGATCAGCATTTAAGCAACTGCGCGGAGATGTTCAAGGGATCTTGGTGGTACCATGCCTGTCATAGCTCAAACCTGAATGGACATTATTTCCTAGGAGAGCACAGTGCCAAGGCTGTCGGCATCAACTGGACCACAGGGAAGGGACAAAACTATTCTTACAAGCGCACGGAAATGAAGATAAGGCCCGTGTGA